A window of the Bacillus andreraoultii genome harbors these coding sequences:
- a CDS encoding aspartyl-phosphate phosphatase Spo0E family protein → MNISYSELMMMKIEEKRKELVLSVQTEGFLSSNAILKSQELDQLIFEYQQNRLYKH, encoded by the coding sequence GTGAACATTTCCTATTCTGAGTTAATGATGATGAAAATTGAAGAAAAAAGAAAAGAATTAGTTCTTAGCGTCCAAACTGAAGGATTCTTATCTAGCAATGCCATTTTAAAAAGCCAAGAATTAGACCAACTTATTTTTGAATACCAACAAAATCGTTTATACAAGCATTAA